The Phyllopteryx taeniolatus isolate TA_2022b chromosome 13, UOR_Ptae_1.2, whole genome shotgun sequence nucleotide sequence GGACATAAAGGGAGAGAAACTCATGGTGTGGCCGTGTCCCCCGTTCTCCCCCAACCTCAACCCTATTAAGAAACTTTGGCGCACAAGGGTGGGAGGCAGTTCACATTCAAACAGCAGTTCTGACATCCTGCTAAGAAATCCAAGCAGAAACTCTCAAAATAGTCACAAACTCAATGGGTGTCACAATTGTGCCGCTCTATCAGGCGGGTCTACAGAGCACTGTTCGAGTTTAAATATGtgcgcttgttttcatgtgctcgACTGACTCAAAAATGAGCCGTTGGCTTgaagctgctagtgaaagctatccccgcgaggacATCAGGACTTGCGGttcaaatcactcatgagtacctTACGCAAACgaaatcactcatcgtactagtacattgCTCCTTAGCGGGTCTCAAACCAAGTTcgacgaacgaatcactcgtgtctTACGGTTCGCAAACGAtgagttcaacgaacgaatcactcagttcacttaagtccctcccccgcctgcacggcgctgcctgacgctggcttcTCATTGGTCATTTACCAACGTGAGTGACAACACGGGccaatcgcaaatcacatggcagtacgtttaatgaagaagtcccgcccccgcctgcacgctggctgctcattggtcagtcggtgaagattcagaagtgagtgacagaacgcttcagcagtGACGtgtccgctcccagccgacggcggccaagctaaaagaacgaatcatttcatgaactgattcggttcagttcgttcactaaaaagattcgtttTTCTGAGCGAAACTTTCGCGAACGTAACAGTGGAGCGAGCGGGAAAGACAAGAGtggtgggagagagagagggaagagaGGGAAGTTAGGATACTGAGAGGGACGCAGTTGTTGGAGTTACGGAGCTAGCAGCATTTCACGCATTCTCCAAGATGATCATCTTCTCCCGTTACGTTTGTACCTTTCTGTTCAGCGCTacattagcttagcttgctaactaACTTGACCGTGCGAGCTCGCCCGCAGCTCCGGTGACGGTGTCGATCCAGGTGAACGGCTCGGGCTACATGGCCGACATGATGCGCGACCTGGCGGCGTCCTTCAACGTCCTGCAGACGGGAAACGTCACGGTCATCAGCGAGAAGTGCCTGCTGACGCCGTCGGAACCCGACTACGCCGCCTACTTCGCCTTAGGTGCGCCGCCGATGGCGCCGGCGGGACAGGAAGTCGGCTTCTGACCCGCCCGCTCTGCGCTCAGGCTTCCTGTTGGGCGTGGCCCTGCTGGTGACACTCGCCGGAGGGGCGGTGCAGCGGTCGCGACGCCTCATCTGCGCCTACTTCCACCCCGACACCGAAAGGGTaaacgcgcacgcacgcaaaaGAACGCGTCATTTGCGTGACGCGCCGGAAGGCAACGTAAACAAGTACGATGGACTGACCCCGCCCCGTTTCCCTTACAGCCAATCATCTTGCTGATGTCAAAGGACTTAATGGGTCATTtccatatcatttgatcaatatcGGCAAAgacactgaatttccttttgaaaatgaattaatttgaCTGATATGAgtgtttgaattattggcagttgttatccatcaaaaggtcctCATTGTTTCTAAGAATACAAATTACAagtaagtcatatttttcaaactttgactgccaaaatgtctttaccgttaagtGTCCCGAATGAAGTTTGATGTTTTGTGAAGATGCTCATGATATTTTCGGATATATCcgatgtttttttcctcctgttgCTTAATCTTGTTAGCCTAGTAGCATAATTGCCTGTCACGACGTGGATAGAAAATGCCAATCTTTCTGTTTAGGCTCTCCGtcatccgcaaaggttgaattgcGTCAACTGGACTTTTCTTGCTTGTTGAATTTATTGTGCTTTTTCTTGTTTCCCGAAAATGTTTGAAGATTTTCCCCACTtcggcaattatgctattaggctaacgggATGCCTTTTCCGTGAAAACGAACACAAAGGCATCttaatgtctttactgttactgAGAAATGGAATGGAAACGGGCCTAACGCTGGCTTCCTGTTTTCCTCCCCACTCCATCAGGCGCGTATCCACTTCCTTCGGCAACTGATCCTGGACGAGCGGCGGGCGACGGGAAGAGCGCTGGTGAGGGCGGCGGCCAGGAGGCCGGCGGGAGGAGCCGAAGCCGGTCGCGGCCATCTCAGGGCTCTGTTGCGACGGTGCGTCAGTCAAATGCCCGCGCGAACCAATGAGGACTTGAGCTGTCGATCGACTTGTCAACGCGTGTGTCCGTCAGGCTACCAGGGGGAGGAGCTTACCGGTCTGACATTTGCGTGGCCTGCGGCGAGGGGGCGCGGTCTGCCGCCTTCGTCTGCGACGTCCTGCGGTGTCCAGGTAGAGCGGTCGCTACGTCACAATTGAGCGGGAGGTCGGCAGCGCGCTGCGGCTGCGTGCCGGCGCGGTCGGGTCGCGTGATGTGTTGGCTAGTAACCATGGTAACCACCTGCTTTCAGTTTCCGGTCGTTTGTGTTCGCAGGCGTGTTTTGTAAGGCCTGTTTCAGCAGCGCGGGGAGGAAGTGTGGCGTCTGCGCGCGGCCGGCGACCTACCAGGAAGACAGCCAGGAAGAAGCGTGAGTCGCGCGCGACGGCCGCTGCGAGAAAACCCCGAAAATACGGCAAAGAAgggccaaaaacacacaaaccaagaaaaatgagaaaaccacaaaaaatgatgaaaaataccAAATTAATAAAACACTAAAAGCGGGagaaacaaagaatgaaaaaacgCTGCAATTTGAAAAAttccaaaatgagaaaaatgtgacaacagcacaaaaaagggagaaaaaagctaaaaataagaaaaagtaGTACAATTGAGAAAAACACAAACTATGCGAAGAACTGAGAAACAtaagatgaggaaaaaaaccaagACAAATTGAAAAGGAGAGGAaactatttggaaaaaaatgctaaaaatgaggaaaacgcttgaaacaacaaaaacaggtaAAACTGTCAAAACGCGAAAACGGCACCAAATGAGAAAAATACTCAAAATGAGAAATGTGCTGGAACAGAAAACTGCTAAAAAGGAtcaaaaaattcaaattgaggaaaaaaagcatgaaacTAGAGATCAACACAAAAAAGGAGGAAActggcaaaaagaaaaatgagaaaCAGTCAAAATTGGAAAAAGGAGAACAGCCATAAAAATCAGtcactaaaaatgaaaatgagaagTGTAGAGTGAGAAAAGTTCGAAAAactttcaaatgaataaaaatgagaaaaacactgaaaatggAGAAAAGGTTGAAAAGGCTGAAAGTGGTTTGAGCCTTGTTGCGTtcctgtgtgtgcgcacgcggcAGCGACTCGAGCGAGGACGAGTTGGAGGACGCCAGGGCCGCCgcgaaggaggaggagggcccTGAGCCGCCATCGGTGGCGTCCTGGTTGCAAAGCCCTTTCTCCTCCGCCATCTCCTTTCTTCAGGACATCGGCAGCGGCGCGCGCACGCCACGCTGACGAACTCTGACCTCATCGGCGATGTCAAATAAAGTCATTTGAATACAAAGTAACCCTTTGTCTTCTTCCTTTGACACGTGACCTACTTGCAACTCCAATCACCGTTCATTCATGTCTGAAAAGCATTTCAGCATGCTTACAAATGCCCGAAACATCTGTTCTGCTTCAAGTACACCTGAAACCTGCTGAAAAGCCTTCAAGCATGCCTGAAACATACGTCAAATATCTGAAACGGGCGGGAGTCGTGCTGCTTCGAACACGTCTCAAACCAAATCTGAAACCCAATTCGAGCGCAGGCCCGAAATGGGCTTCAAACACGCTGGAAACATGTTTCACACAAGTCAAACACGCTTGAACAACATGCTTCAAACACGCTGGAACATGGAAACGCACGGGATGAAGATGAGCAGTCACATGATGAAGGTACTGCAAGCTTTATTGGAGGACATCGCTGACACACACGCCCCCACAACCTATGACCTCTACCACCTGTCATGTGACCGGTTTACAAGTTAGCAGATATCAGGCATAGTCGTTCCTCTTGGCGTAACCGTTAGCATTTCGTGTTTGCCGTTTAGCCACAATCGCTCAGAATTCCGAGGCTTCGGAAGCTGGCCTCGCCTCGCAGGCGGCACGTGCGGTCAAGTGAGAGTCGAAGGAAGCGGAATTCTCAACGCGTGGAGTGGCGTGACGTCGGTCCTCGCAGGCGCTGCGGCGGTCGAGCGAGAGTCCAGGGAAGCGGAACGGACCGTATGCACGGCAACACGTGGAGCCTTTCCGGCGGAAAGGTGAGGAGGTGTAGCGGTTTCCGCGTTGCGTCTTTTTCAAGCCATCTGACAGAAAAAGAACCCTCATTCTGGAAATGCGCGATGACGTGGGCTTGTGTCATTTGTCGTGGGTATATTCAGTCGTTCGATGCTGATACTTTTCAAGGTTGAAATTTCATCAAAGGtgatgactttttaaagacaaaaggGTAGCGGCGCCCGCCAACATCGGTTTTAGTTTCAAAATGTTTCCCACGTTGTCAGGTTCGATGCGTTCGCCCGGCGACCGAACGTTGGCACACCTCCTAACCCCAAACGCGGAAGTGCTGCGTGCGTAGAGTGAGAGCGAGCGCTGAGCTTAAGGTAGTTTTGCGACGGTTCCGTTGGAGAAGGCGAACGCGCTGACCGACATCAACTGGGAGTTATCTAATCTGTCAGGAGCGGGAGCGGGGGCGGCGGGTGGCGGCGGGGGCTCGTCGGTCAGTCGGCGGCGCTGTTGATGGACTTTTCTGCGGAGTTGGGGTTGAGGTACTCGAAAGCCCTTTGGCTCTGCGAAACTAACTGCTTGAGCGGCGTGAGGATGAGCTCGGTGGCGGACGGGCGGCGTTGGGCGGCGCAGTCGGAAGGCACGGGGGAGCCGTCCGCCTCCGAGTCCTGCTTCAGGCTGGAGCGGCGGCCCGAGGCGGCGGGGTCGGGGCCCGGGCTGCGGACGGCCTTGGAGAAGAGACTCTTGCGCCGGCGAGGACGTCCGTCCATGGCCTTCAGGAAGAGGCTGTTAGCCGAGCCGCGGCGGGACGAGCTGTCCGAGCGGAAGTCCTCCCGGTTCAGGAAGTCCTCCACCTCTTTGTCGGACGGCTGCTGGAGCTGACCCGCACAGAAGAGTGAGGTGAACAACGGTTTACTTAGCATAGCTTAGCGTCAGCgggaacacaaagaaaaaagccGAAGGCCTCGCTTCATCTAGCCGAGCTTGGCCAAAAGATCTTGAACACCTTAAACACGTCTCCTACGTAAGCGCACTCACCACGTTGTAGAGCGGCGTGGCGTTGACGACGAGTTGCACGAGGATCTTGGAGAGCTCCCGAAGATCCCAGAGGAGCCGCCGGACCTGAAACGGGAGCTCTCGGATCTCCCGCACGGGACGGAGCTCCGCCAGCGTGAGGGCTTGATCCCGAAGCCGGCCCAGGCTCAGTTCCCTCAGGGTCTCTGCGCGGTACACCAGCGCCACCAGCAGCCTCTGCAGGGACTGCAGCAGCCGCCCCAGCAGATCCAGGACGGCCCCCAGCCCCACCTGCGGGGGGCGACAGTGAATGTCCGCAGTCTCGCCTTGATTGTCGCCCACTTCCTTGCTTTGGCGGCAACACGCTTCACCCTTGACAACCTCGCCGCGTTTTTGTCGTTCAATGAAAGGAATATGATACAATATACAGTTTGTGGAGCCTCaaagcagaggtgggaccaagtcattgctttgcaagtctcaGGTAAGTCTCACGTCTTTGCCCTccagtcccgagtcaagtccgaAGTCCCAGACTTTGAAACTCAAaatcaagtcgcaagtcctagaCATTGAAACAGGACTTGACTCGAGGCTCGGCTGTCTCGACTTCAAGTCGCAGTCAAGTCGTAGACTTTGAACTCgaagtcaagtcgcaagtcttTAGACTTGGGatttgactcgggacttgagggcaaagacctCTGCCTCAAAGCTCGATAGAGGGTCGCGGTTTCCCGTTGCAGCGCTCAATGTGCGGCTGGGAGTCGCCAACTGTCCTTTTTTTCACTGCGCTGCGTGTCTTTTGGGTTCGCTCGCAGCGAAAGTACAGCTATCTGCGTTTTGCGCTCACATTCTCTGTTTTTGGGTGCAGGCGCTTtgccaaatgtctttttttctaacCACGGCTCCGAAGAAAGTGAGCAGATGAGGTCCGTCCATCAATTCAAGCATGAAACATTCTATTTTATGATGTTCTTACTAGTGTAAGTAATCACACATTACACACGTCATGAGATGATGCAATTAAATGAGAACATTGATGTCATTGTAATTCATTACAgtaatgggagaaaatgtgtcattCAATTGAGTTATAATTGAAAAACAGCCGCAAAAGCtccgattttttttcacatcacttCCGCTTGTGATTGGCGACCCTCGCGATTGGCtctttgtgattggctctctctggtcgtGTGCCATTCTGCCCTAGCTAGTCTCCAACGTGACATACTTTTCCGAATATGACCGccaagcgccaccttgtggtgggattttgaaaaggttcggCTCATAGTTAcccttttgaacacaaaaagaaacactttcATCTTTATTAGTTTGCACTTTTTTACGGAACATTCATTTATCTGGGTTGGCATGTGAAATGAAATTCTTAgtactatattatatattattaatgaTTACATATTGTCGAAATAAGTTTTcaacatgctgtacacatatagttaaaaaatataaatataaacaacagacatttttgggacgaatttacatttcatcatgttttgttatgagTTTAATATTTGTGCAAAATAGCGATCTATGGTTTGAATTCACTTTTTGTAGGAatcatccaagggtcctgttgaggcattcattcaaaattaagaaaagtcatcaaatgaGTTGTTTTACGTTGACAAAGTCATTGAACTCCTCCTTCGCACTCCTACTTTCCCTTTTCAACAGGGAAACTTGTAAGTGTAAGCAAGcccatttccaaagtcatctccCCAACACtggttattactgtatgttccgacactgtacaatactgtagagtgaaATTTGGGGTACTTTGGGCGAACGGCACAAATTCAACTCATCTGTCAAGGTCGCATCGCCAGCGTGAGCCCGGCATTAGCATTAGCGTAGCACGTACCGCTTGGACGGCATCGCCCAGGGTTCCGGACGCGTCCTCCAGCTGTTCTCGGACCTTGACCATGCGGTGGTAAAGCTGCAGGCCGATGCTGAGGAGGAGGCTGCGGACCCGCGTCCACACACCgggctcgtcgtcgtcgtcttcgtcCTCGTACTCCTGAACCCTCGTCTCCCACTCGCGACCTCAACGTACCACATGACACGCGAAAAAGTTCATTTCCCCAAAACAACCTCGACATTTTCACAGGGGGGGCAGTTTGCGGATACGTGCACGAAGCGCAGCAACCACAaatgtgcaaccacatttttcagttgtttatttttacttaccctCGAGAAAAGTTTATTTTGCAAATTGCTGCATTGTACAGTTTATCGGTCACATTCATGGTGAAAAAAGTTTTGTAATCTttagatcacaaaaacctgacagggtgtgtcgactttttatatgcactgGAAAGAAATCTCCAAGGCCTACGCTCACCACGAAAGACATCATGAACATCACGGGCCGAGTCGGACCGAAACGTGGAGCTCGGGCAAGCGTCGTTACTCACGGAGCGTGGGCGGTAGCGGCATGTAGTAGGCGCTGGCGTTCTCCAGGCGGCCGAGCACGTCGTCCAGACCCGACGAGGCGGCGCGTCCCACCTGCGAGTCCTGCAGCTGCCTCACCGCCACCCAGGCGGCGTGAGAGAGACGCTCCATCTGGTCCAGGGCTCCGTCCAGCCCGTCCACCACCCACAGCTGCATGTCGTCCAGAGTCAGGAAGAAGGCGTCCTTCAGGTGAGCCACCACCTGCGCGGGACGCACCGTTACCAATGGCGACGCACGCCTACCGACGCGGGGGCACTCCCTATTGACGACAGTCTATGGCGACTTGGCCATATTGAGGACGGGGTATCCCCTCTATCGGGGTGGTCCCGCCGGCCACCTATTCGGGGCCTCCGAACTGTTACGGCCTTTCCGAGACGGGACGAGACGGGGCCGCGCTTGACTTGATAGATACGCGCAATTGAAAAAGCTTTTTCCTCCGCTTGTTATTTGGTTGGGTCAGGATGTGTAGACCGGGACCGATCTCCATAGCGACCATGCTTGTCGAATATTTGCGGTATATTGTCTTTATATGTGTTTTATGATACCTTAGGACAACGGCTAAAATGTCGCCACTGAGCTAACTCCAGCACATGTACGTGGATGCTTTTTGGGCTGATATGTTGAACATTGTGCATATTCCTAATCACAAATAAATAACGAATCAAATCCACAGACGATCGGTAGAAAAGGCCCCAGAGTCATTCTTTGTTACGTTCAGCTCTACAGTTGATGTGCCCTGAGCATGTTGctgcgttcggaatcattcGCTCATTCCCTAATTGCGACCGAGGGATTTCCCGTGGACTTTTTAGTCGTTCAACTACATTTTCCACTACGTACATATAGAAATCATGAGCTAGTGATTAGGGCGTGGCGAATTAGTCAACGCTTGCCACCGCTGCCAGGTAGTGACAACACCAAGAAACAAGATTCCAACCTCGTCGGTGGACTGGTTGAGGAAGGGGAAGGTCCTTTCCAGCTGGTCCAGACCCACCAGAGCAAAACTGTTGGCCACCTCAACTGAAGACCACAAAACAGGAAGTGTGTCACGCAAACGCAGGAAGAAGCACAAGATAACCCCATGATGACACCTTAGCTCATATGCTAAACAGCAGTAGCAGTTGTTGTGGGGCAGGAGGGTTAGCGTTAGCTCAAGGATTTAGTAAAGGGAGGGTGGTCTTAGCGTTAGCTCAATGATTTAGCAATATGACAGTTGGCCAGTGAAGAGTGTGACCAAATTGTGTGCGTGAAATTGGTTGGCAGAAACTTTGAACGCTTCCTAGACGAGTGGCTGAGATTCCCAAAGATTCCGTCAAACCACGCTTTCCCTGACCAAAGCGCCGTTGCCGACCGATGGGACCCAAATCCGTCCGCCTGACCTGACTTGTATTTGCGCAATACAGGAAGTGTTCATCGTTCAGTTTCAGTCGGTGGAAAGTCGTGACGTGGATTTGCCTTTGTTGAAAGCTTTAGGCTCCCATCCCATTTGTCACTCATTCGTATACGATAGTCGCTCTATCGGTACAATCAAAGGTCAAATATCAACAAAGGTAATGCGGGCATCAAGTATTTAAGAGTGACATGCAAGTTACGATCTAACGTGAGCTTAATCTTTTGTCATTGCTTTGTGCCTATTACGAAAAATCTAAAGATTAAATagaaataacatccatccatccattttcacgaGGGTCGctggcgggggacaccctgaactggtggccagccaatcgcagggcacaaatacacatacattcattcgcactcacatgcacacttatggacaatttggagtcttcagttaacctcgcgtgcatgttttgggaatgtgggaggaaaccggactacggACGGATGTCATTAGGGGATGTGGCAACGGGTGCACGGCGGTGTTGACAGTAGCTTTGTGAGCGTTAGTAAATTGTCAGGGATTTAGCATTGGGGCTCGTCTTCATGTTTGTTCAATGATTTAGCAATCAGGGATGCTGTTAGCATTACCATGGGCATTTAGCAATCCATGTGCGGCGGTGTTAGCATTAGCTCAGATTTAGTAGTATTTTGTGTGATTTAGCATCAGCTGAGACACGAGCCTGGTACGCACTCTGAGGCCTGAGGGTCTGCGTGAGGGGCGCGGCACTGCTCAAGGCCACCATGGAGGCGTTTCGGACCCCCACCTCGGCCACGCCTCCCACCAGGCCCAGCAACGGGTAGCGACTTTTGGCCTCCGAGTACACCGAGGTCAGCGACTGCAGCGCCGAGCGGACCAGAGGAAGGTGCGACACCCTTAGCACCGCACTCATCTGAACACACGTGAAAGAAGGTTTTTGTGGGCTGCGCGTGACTGACAGGTGAGGCCCCGACACTCCCGGGCCCCGCCTCCGCCTCACCTCGTGACTGTGACGAGCAGACATGTCGTCTCTTTCCCCAAATCTGagagcacacaaacacagagcgAGGAAGGAAGTCGGTACATTTGATTTCGAAAAGACTTGAGGTTGCACATCAGTTCAATCTTACATTTAGGAGGGATTTACCCGATTGAATCCCCCTTTATGTAGCACCACCACCGCATCAGTGCAATTACACAAACCATCAATACTCCAAATAAAAAGGCAATATAAAGGCATGCGTGCAACTGTGCCAAGTACAGGGCAAGCACTTCACACTCAATATTTATCGAATACAGTAGTAGGTCTATTTCGTTATTCACGGGTTCACTCCAATTGCGAGGAGACGAAATGAAGAAAGATCGTTTGTGGTTCACATGGAGCAAAGTTCAGAAATATGTTGGAGGTGCAAAACAGCAGGAGCGGCTACGACCCTTTCAATGGTTCGCATGTGACGCTGAGGTTTCTCAGCATTTCTGGAAGGCGAGCGTGAAGAGTCTGCCAAGACGGCGGAGGGCAACAATCGATCCTTGGCGCGTGGCCCATTTGGACGGCGGGCCTTGACTCCTACGTCTGCGCGGCGGCGCCATGAGCCAGTCAGCTGCTTTTCGCACGACATGTCAATGTTCCGGCGTCAAACCAGCGTGGAAATCGTCCTCTTTGGCGGACGCACGGACGCTCACGCGCGCACAAACGACTCTTTCAAGCTCTCTGGTGGCCCGCGGCGGCGCCGTCACGCGGTGGCCGGCGATGATGTCTTTGCTGGCATCGACGCTTCCCGCGTTGACGGGCGAGCGGTCGAGGGTGGCCGGGTCGGACGCCCGCGTGCGACCTAGCGGATGACCTTCACGATGTTGGAGGCAGCTCGGTGATGGCTGGGCCACTTTGCTAGTG carries:
- the plin6 gene encoding perilipin 6, yielding MGFGERDDMSARHSHEMSAVLRVSHLPLVRSALQSLTSVYSEAKSRYPLLGLVGGVAEVGVRNASMVALSSAAPLTQTLRPQIEVANSFALVGLDQLERTFPFLNQSTDEVVAHLKDAFFLTLDDMQLWVVDGLDGALDQMERLSHAAWVAVRQLQDSQVGRAASSGLDDVLGRLENASAYYMPLPPTLRREWETRVQEYEDEDDDDEPGVWTRVRSLLLSIGLQLYHRMVKVREQLEDASGTLGDAVQAVGLGAVLDLLGRLLQSLQRLLVALVYRAETLRELSLGRLRDQALTLAELRPVREIRELPFQVRRLLWDLRELSKILVQLVVNATPLYNVLQQPSDKEVEDFLNREDFRSDSSSRRGSANSLFLKAMDGRPRRRKSLFSKAVRSPGPDPAASGRRSSLKQDSEADGSPVPSDCAAQRRPSATELILTPLKQLVSQSQRAFEYLNPNSAEKSINSAAD